Proteins encoded in a region of the Leptolyngbya subtilissima AS-A7 genome:
- a CDS encoding DUF2811 domain-containing protein: MTLNVSTPKVSLMAEVPEDLYNALQVYLDANPAWSQHRVFCAALSLFLMQSNQGDSQRAAAKGRRDVNRIYLDALFDYTI, from the coding sequence ATGACCCTCAACGTGAGCACTCCCAAAGTTAGCCTCATGGCAGAAGTGCCGGAAGACCTTTATAACGCGCTTCAGGTCTACCTAGATGCCAACCCCGCCTGGAGCCAGCACCGCGTATTCTGCGCCGCCCTATCGCTGTTTTTGATGCAGAGTAACCAGGGCGATAGTCAAAGAGCGGCCGCTAAAGGTCGTCGCGATGTCAACCGCATCTACCTCGATGCCCTGTTTGACTACACTATCTAG